A region of Jonquetella anthropi DSM 22815 DNA encodes the following proteins:
- a CDS encoding lipopolysaccharide assembly LapA domain-containing protein — MKSYGIGLGLTAVLAAIFAVQNPDMISVRWLAWEFALPQGLWEVLMFGLGVLLMGVFAVVAGWENRYRVARELSRSKLRIAALEKEREALLSAAQAAGTTEEEINFIEGGLKV; from the coding sequence GTGAAAAGCTACGGAATTGGCTTAGGGCTGACCGCTGTTTTGGCGGCGATTTTCGCGGTTCAGAACCCGGACATGATCTCGGTTCGGTGGCTGGCGTGGGAATTTGCCCTGCCGCAGGGGCTGTGGGAGGTCCTCATGTTTGGCCTCGGTGTCCTGCTGATGGGCGTTTTCGCCGTTGTCGCCGGTTGGGAAAATAGATATCGGGTCGCCCGGGAGCTCTCTCGGAGCAAGCTGCGGATCGCCGCCCTCGAGAAGGAGCGGGAAGCCCTGCTCTCGGCGGCTCAGGCGGCCGGGACGACCGAAGAAGAGATCAACTTCATCGAAGGCGGCCTGAAGGTTTAA
- a CDS encoding nitroreductase family protein gives MLEDRKKVRWSLLEKKARTSYPINDLIARRWSPRAFDPTKAPGKEFILSLLEASRWAPSAYNAQPWRFIVASRAHPDEFQRLLDCLVPQNAAWAKDASLLLVALADTVFEHNGKPNPTAQFDLGLAVQNLLLETTSKGMFGHVMSGFDHQRVIDTFKVPETVIPVAMIALGFPGKVDALPKELQEAEASLRERKQVYEFTCRNTWGDNRGI, from the coding sequence ATGTTAGAAGACAGAAAAAAGGTGAGGTGGTCTCTCTTGGAGAAGAAGGCTCGTACCAGCTACCCGATTAACGACCTCATCGCCAGACGTTGGAGTCCCCGAGCGTTTGATCCGACGAAAGCGCCGGGCAAGGAGTTTATCCTTTCGCTCCTTGAGGCGAGCCGTTGGGCTCCGTCGGCTTATAACGCCCAGCCGTGGCGGTTCATCGTGGCGTCTCGGGCGCACCCTGATGAGTTCCAGCGGCTGTTGGACTGTCTCGTCCCGCAGAACGCCGCTTGGGCGAAGGACGCCAGCCTGCTGTTGGTTGCTCTGGCGGACACGGTGTTTGAGCATAACGGCAAGCCAAACCCGACGGCCCAGTTTGACTTGGGGCTCGCGGTTCAGAACCTCCTGCTGGAGACGACGTCGAAGGGCATGTTTGGGCACGTCATGTCCGGCTTTGATCATCAGCGGGTCATCGACACCTTCAAGGTGCCTGAGACCGTCATCCCGGTGGCCATGATCGCGCTGGGCTTCCCCGGCAAGGTGGACGCCCTGCCGAAGGAGCTTCAGGAAGCCGAAGCGTCCCTTCGGGAGCGCAAGCAGGTGTACGAGTTTACCTGCCGGAATACCTGGGGAGACAACCGGGGCATCTGA
- a CDS encoding single-stranded-DNA-specific exonuclease RecJ, whose translation MIATCTIEELDLFRPEPGGETRARGLGCSPLCVAVLESRGVAADQIPQFLRQQPLVDQLGSLNLGSGAARAASKWSDALRGKSVLVYGDYDVDGVSSTVLAMALAQMSGAARTYYYIPRRSTEGYGLHCEGIRMAAQSGIQTVIVTDCGSRDRSEVALAKESGMDVLIFDHHLVDGELAEADALVNPQIDGDGEARTLCATGVLWCWAAQSGLFPKESLLELVQLAGLATIADCMPLEFLNRELIRQGLDSMRRRPFGGLGRLISALRLEGASLDERDLAMRLIPSLNAAGRLGAADLAVNVVAQLGDAEQNVDSLMKVNQRRRDLSSQIADSLSKQLDTDCSTQVFFNPSWPVGILSGIASRLCHERRQGFALAASTQRGVRGTLRVPEGANAVELLKQLSDKLDDWGGHQYAAGFSVSAAQWPKVALGLNKLLSQVQPVAERHEAILYDPLRIEMDDLGDLAKLGPFGNGNPAPSFFVPSCADEVYEPLGKDGRHLTVNCRGARLLAFGGARQIDDAPGIAGWIYQPRINVWRGRRNVQFVVDKIVLGRGA comes from the coding sequence TTGATCGCCACCTGTACGATTGAAGAATTAGACCTGTTCAGACCCGAGCCGGGCGGGGAAACCCGAGCCCGCGGGCTCGGGTGTTCGCCCCTCTGCGTGGCGGTCCTTGAGAGCCGGGGCGTGGCGGCAGATCAGATCCCGCAGTTTTTACGCCAACAGCCGTTGGTGGATCAGCTGGGCTCGCTCAACTTGGGATCCGGCGCGGCTCGGGCGGCGTCAAAGTGGTCCGACGCCCTTCGCGGCAAGTCGGTGCTGGTATACGGCGACTACGACGTGGACGGCGTGTCGTCAACCGTCTTGGCCATGGCTCTGGCTCAGATGAGCGGCGCGGCTCGGACGTACTACTACATTCCCCGCCGGTCAACTGAAGGCTACGGCCTTCACTGCGAGGGCATCCGCATGGCGGCGCAGTCCGGAATCCAGACGGTGATCGTGACCGACTGCGGTTCCCGCGACCGCAGCGAGGTCGCTCTTGCCAAGGAATCCGGGATGGACGTGCTGATATTCGACCACCATCTGGTGGACGGAGAGCTCGCCGAGGCAGACGCGCTCGTGAACCCCCAGATTGACGGCGACGGAGAGGCTCGGACGCTTTGCGCAACCGGCGTTTTATGGTGTTGGGCCGCCCAATCCGGGCTGTTTCCGAAAGAATCGCTGCTCGAACTGGTTCAGCTGGCCGGTCTGGCAACCATCGCCGACTGCATGCCGTTGGAATTTCTTAACCGAGAGCTGATCCGTCAGGGGCTCGATTCAATGCGCCGCCGCCCGTTTGGAGGTCTCGGGCGGCTCATCTCGGCGCTGCGGCTCGAGGGAGCGTCGCTGGACGAGCGGGATCTGGCCATGAGGCTGATTCCCAGCCTAAACGCCGCCGGGCGTCTCGGCGCGGCTGATTTGGCGGTCAACGTGGTCGCCCAACTGGGCGACGCGGAACAGAACGTCGACAGCCTCATGAAGGTCAACCAGCGCCGCCGGGACCTGTCGAGCCAGATAGCCGACAGCCTGTCAAAACAGCTGGATACCGACTGTTCGACGCAGGTCTTCTTCAACCCGTCGTGGCCTGTAGGCATCTTAAGCGGCATCGCCAGCCGGCTCTGTCACGAACGGCGGCAGGGGTTTGCCCTAGCGGCGTCGACGCAGCGGGGCGTCAGGGGCACGCTGCGCGTGCCCGAAGGGGCTAACGCGGTCGAGTTGTTAAAACAGCTTTCCGATAAGTTGGACGATTGGGGCGGCCATCAGTACGCGGCCGGTTTTTCCGTCTCAGCGGCCCAGTGGCCGAAAGTGGCCTTGGGGTTGAACAAACTGCTGTCTCAGGTCCAGCCGGTAGCCGAGCGGCACGAGGCCATCCTGTATGACCCGCTTCGCATCGAGATGGACGACTTGGGCGACTTGGCCAAACTCGGCCCGTTCGGGAACGGCAATCCGGCGCCGTCGTTTTTTGTGCCGAGCTGTGCCGACGAGGTGTATGAGCCTCTCGGCAAGGACGGGCGTCACCTGACGGTGAACTGTCGGGGGGCTCGGCTTCTGGCGTTCGGCGGCGCCCGACAGATTGACGACGCGCCGGGAATCGCCGGCTGGATTTACCAGCCGAGGATCAACGTCTGGCGGGGACGTCGGAACGTCCAGTTCGTGGTGGATAAGATCGTTTTGGGCCGCGGCGCCTGA